The following are from one region of the Nerophis ophidion isolate RoL-2023_Sa linkage group LG20, RoL_Noph_v1.0, whole genome shotgun sequence genome:
- the golga7ba gene encoding golgin A7 family, member Ba, with protein sequence MATEFHNLQELRHNASLANKVFIQRDYSEGTTCKFQTKFPSELESRIERTLFEDTVKTLNNYYAEAEKIGGQSYLEGCLACATAYLIFFCMETRYEKVLKKIAKYIQEQNEKIYAPRGLLITDPIERGMRVIEISIYEDRGSSGCSSGSSSVSSSTAR encoded by the exons TTCCACAACCTGCAGGAGTTGAGACACAATGCATCTCTCGCCAATAAAGTCTTCATCCAGAGAGACTACAGCGAGGGGACCACCTGCAAGTTCCAGACAAAGTTCCCCTCTGAGCTAGAGAGCAGG ATTGAGCGGACTCTGTTCGAGGACACTGTGAAGACCCTCAACAACTACTATGCAGAGGCAGAAAAGATCGGAGGCCAGTCTTACTTAGAAGGATGCCTGGCTTGTGCTACAGCCTATCTCATCTTTTTCTGCATGGAGACGCGCTATGAGAAG GTGTTAAAGAAAATTGCCAAGTACATTCAGGAGCAGAATGAGAAGATCTACGCTCCCAGGGGTCTGCTCATCACCGATCCCATAGAGAGGGGAATGCGTGTT ATAGAGATTTCCATTTATGAAGACCGGGGTTCTAGCGGCTGCAGTTCCGGGAGCAGCTCCGTGTCCAGCAGCACCGCTCGATGA